One genomic window of Micropterus dolomieu isolate WLL.071019.BEF.003 ecotype Adirondacks linkage group LG06, ASM2129224v1, whole genome shotgun sequence includes the following:
- the wnt3a gene encoding protein Wnt-3a, with product MSAHVGFPLEKFCETLRMIYLGCFLLLCVLTHVMASYPIWWSLAVGHQYSSLGTQPILCGSIPGLVPKQLRFCRNYVEIMPSVAEGVKIGIQECQHQFRGRRWNCTTVNDNLAIFGPVLDKATRESAFVHAIASAGVAFAVTRACAEGSATICGCDTRHKGPPGEGWKWGGCSEDVEFGSMVSREFADARENRPDARSAMNRHNNEAGRMSLNENMFLKCKCHGLSGSCEVKTCWWSQPDFRVIGDYMKDKYDSASEMVVEKHKESRGWVETLRPKYNYFKPPTERDLVYYESSPNFCDPNPETGSFGTRDRICNLTSHGIDGCDLLCCGRGHNTRTEKRKEKCHCIFHWCCYVSCQECVRVYDVHTCK from the exons ATGAGCGCGCATGTAGGCTTTCCACTGGAGAAGTTTTGCGAAACTTTAAGGATGATATACCTTGGATGTTTCCTGTTGCTCTGTGTGCTTACGCATGTCATGGCAAGTTATCCCATCTGGTG GTCACTAGCAGTGGGTCACCAGTACTCGTCACTGGGCACTCAGCCTATCCTCTGTGGCAGTATCCCAGGTCTGGTGCCCAAGCAGCTGCGTTTCTGCCGGAACTACGTGGAAATCATGCCCAGTGTGGCTGAGGGGGTGAAGATTGGTATCCAGGAGTGCCAGCACCAGTTCAGAGGCCGACGCTGGAACTGCACCACGGTCAATGACAATCTTGCCATTTTTGGGCCAGTGTTAGATAAAG CCACTCGAGAGTCAGCATTTGTTCATGCTATTGCCTCGGCGGGAGTAGCATTTGCAGTGACCCGTGCCTGCGCTGAGGGCTCAGCCACCATCTGCGGATGTGACACACGCCACAAGGGCCCCCCTGGTGAGGGATGGAAGTGGGGTGGTTGCAGCGAGGACGTGGAGTTTGGGAGCATGGTGTCCCGGGAGTTTGCTGACGCGAGAGAGAATCGCCCTGATGCACGCTCAGCCATGAACCGCCATAACAATGAGGCAGGAAGAATG TCCCTCAATGAAAACATGTTCCTGAAGTGTAAGTGCCATGGGCTCTCGGGCAGCTGCGAGGTCAAGACATGCTGGTGGTCTCAGCCTGACTTTCGAGTTATTGGTGACTACATGAAGGATAAGTATGACAGCGCATCagagatggtggtggagaaaCATAAGGAGTCCCGTGGATGGGTGGAGACCCTGAGACCCAAGTACAACTACTTCAAACCCCCCACAGAGCGAGACCTGGTTTATTATGAAAGCTCACCCAATTTCTGTGACCCCAATCCTGAGACTGGTTCCTTTGGCACCCGTGATCGCATCTGCAACCTGACGTCTCATGGCATAGACGGATGCGACCTCCTCTGCTGCGGCAGAGGTCACAACACCAGGACTGAGAAGAGAAAGGAGAAGTGTCACTGTATTTTCCACTGGTGCTGCTACGTCAGCTGTCAGGAGTGTGTGAGAGTCTACGATGTGCACACTTGCAAATAA
- the arf1 gene encoding ADP-ribosylation factor 1 produces the protein MGNMFAGLFKMFGKKEMRILMVGLDAAGKTTILYKLKLGEIVTTIPTIGFNVETVEYKSISFTVWDVGGQDKIRPLWRHYFQNTQGLIFVVDSNDRERITEAREELLRMLAEEELRDAVLLVFANKQDLPNAMNAAELTDKMDLHSLRNRHWYIQATCATTGDGLYEGLDWLSSQLKNH, from the exons ATGGGTAATATGTTCGCAGGGCTCTTTAAAATGTTCGGGAAGAAGGAGATGAGGATCCTGATGGTGGGTCTGGATGCTGCTGGAAAGACGACCATTTTGTACAAACTCAAACTTGGAGAGATTGTGACTACCATTCCCACAATAG GTTTTAATGTAGAGACAGTAGAGTACAAGAGCATCAGTTTCACAGTATGGGATGTCGGTGGGCAAGACAAAATTCGACCGCTGTGGCGTCATTACTTCCAGAACACACAAG GTCTCATCTTTGTTGTGGACAGCAACGACAGAGAAAGAATTACCGAGGCTCGTGAAGAGCTCTTAAGAATGCTGGCAGAGGAAGAGCTGCGTGATGCCGTATTATTAGTATTTGCAAACAAACAA GACCTTCCAAATGCTATGAATGCAGCAGAACTCACAGACAAGATGGATCTTCACTCCCTTCGCAACAGACACTGGTACATCCAGGCAACCTGTGCCACTACCGGGGATGGCCTTTACGAGGGACTGGATTGGTTGTCTAGTCAGCTCAAGAACCATTAA
- the lg06h1orf35 gene encoding multiple myeloma tumor-associated protein 2, whose amino-acid sequence MFGSSRSGGVRGGQDQFNWDDVKGDKHRENYLGNSLMAPVGRWQKGKDLTWYARDKKGSAALSKEEELAAVKAAEHEALMAALGHKNIKRQPTGLTKEDLADVCRREEVDGEERNVDRVSGLGSSSAGSRKMVLSQKEKEAAKIGLPVFTHHKTEGGPETSTTKDTQSVEKGDVEQRHESKKKKKEKKSKKEKKKKEKKKKRHRRDSSSSGSDDHRKRQRKDHHHHNPSYHSQSGARPHDSHSRGGAKAERQQWHDTDSSDGGSPVPRNPVSHKTAPAGATQSHRRRHDTDSDD is encoded by the exons ATGTTTGGTTCCTCGAGATCTGGAGGGGTCCGAGGGGGCCAGGACCAGTTCAACTGGGATGACGTAAAAGGCgataaacacagagaaaatTATCTCG GGAACTCTTTGATGGCACCAGTAGGACGATGGCAGAAAGGCAAAGATCTGACATGGTATGCAAGAGACAAAAAAGGCAGCGCAGCTTTGTCCAAAGAGGAAGAACTTGCGGCCGTCAAGGCTGCAGAGCATGAGGCACTGATGGCTGCCCT AGGACACAAGAATATAAAGAGGCAACCAACAGGCCTGACCAAAGAG GACCTTGCGGATGTTTGCAGAAGGGAAGAAGTTGATGGTGAAGAGAGAAATGTAGACCGTGTCTCAGGATTGGGAAGCTccag CGCAGGGTCAAGAAAAATGGTGCTCTCCCAGAAGGAAAAGGAGGCAGCGAAAATAGGCTTGCCAGTTTTTACA CACCACAAAACAGAGGGTGGTCCAGAAACCTCAACAACAAAGGACACTCAAAGTGTGGAAAAAGGGGATGTGGAACAACG GCATgagagcaaaaagaaaaagaaagaaaagaagagcaaaaaggagaaaaagaagaaggaaaaaaagaagaaaaggcaTAGAAGAGACTCATCCTCCTCAGGTTCAGATGACCACAGAAAGAG GCAGAGAAAGGACCACCATCATCATAATCCATCATACCATAGTCAGAGCGGAGCCAGACCCCATGACAGCCATTCAAGGGGGGGAGCAAAGGCCGAGCGACAGCAGTGGCATGACACAGACTCCTCTGATGGGGGGTCCCCTGTCCCCCGTAACCCTGTCAGCCACAAGACAGCCCCTGCTGGTGCCACACAAAGTCACAGGCGGCGCCACGACACAGACTCGGACGACTGA
- the guk1a gene encoding guanylate kinase isoform X4, with protein MYMRYFSRLFSAMAGPRPVVLSGPSGAGKSTLLKKLMKEYDSVFGFSVSHTTRNPRPGEENGKDYHYVTREVMQMGIDKGDFIENAEFSGNMYGTSKAAVQDVQAKNLICILDIDMQGVRNIKTTDLNPIYISIQPPSMAVLEKRLRDRKTESEENLQKRLRAAMVDMQFSKEPGVFDAVIVNDNLEDAYGQLKNALLEEITKVKKVNMSS; from the exons ATGTACATGAGATATTTTTCCAGGCTATTTTCAG CTATGGCTGGACCCAGGCCCGTGGTTCTTAGCGGCCCGTCCGGGGCAGGGAAGAGCACTCTGCTGAAGAAGCTCATGAAAGAATATGACAGTGTCTTTGGCTTTAGCGTCTCCC ATACAACAAGAAATCCTCGACCTGGAGAAGAGAATGGCAAAG ATTACCATTATGTCACACGGGAGGTGATGCAAATGGGTATTGACAAAGGCGATTTCATTGAGAACGCAGAGTTTTCTGGGAACATGTACGGGACAAGTAAAGCTGCTGTGCAAGATGTCCAGGCAAAGAACCTCATCTGTATACTTGACATTGACATGCAGGGTGTgaggaacatcaaaacgacggaCCTCAATCCAATCTAC ATCTCTATCCAGCCACCCTCCATGGCTGTCCTG GAAAAACGTTTAAGAGACAGAAAAACCGAGTCAGAGGAGAACCTCCAGAAGCGTTTACGTGCAGCCATGGTGGACATGCAGTTTA GTAAAGAACCTGGTGTATTTGATGCCGTAATCGTCAATGATAATTTGGAAGATGCTTATGGGCAGTTAAAAAATGCCCTTCTGGAG
- the guk1a gene encoding guanylate kinase isoform X5 encodes MYMRYFSRLFSAMAGPRPVVLSGPSGAGKSTLLKKLMKEYDSVFGFSVSHTTRNPRPGEENGKDYHYVTREVMQMGIDKGDFIENAEFSGNMYGTSKAAVQDVQAKNLICILDIDMQGVRNIKTTDLNPIYISIQPPSMAVLEKRLRDRKTESEENLQKRLRAAMVDMQFSKEPGVFDAVIVNDNLEDAYGQLKNALLEEITKVKKVNMSS; translated from the exons ATGTACATGAGATATTTTTCCAGGCTATTTTCAG CTATGGCTGGACCCAGGCCCGTGGTTCTTAGCGGCCCGTCCGGGGCAGGGAAGAGCACTCTGCTGAAGAAGCTCATGAAAGAATATGACAGTGTCTTTGGCTTTAGCGTCTCCC ATACAACAAGAAATCCTCGACCTGGAGAAGAGAATGGCAAAG ATTACCATTATGTCACACGGGAGGTGATGCAAATGGGTATTGACAAAGGCGATTTCATTGAGAACGCAGAGTTTTCTGGGAACATGTACGGGACAAGTAAAGCTGCTGTGCAAGATGTCCAGGCAAAGAACCTCATCTGTATACTTGACATTGACATGCAGGGTGTgaggaacatcaaaacgacggaCCTCAATCCAATCTACATCTCTATCCAGCCACCCTCCATGGCTGTCCTG GAAAAACGTTTAAGAGACAGAAAAACCGAGTCAGAGGAGAACCTCCAGAAGCGTTTACGTGCAGCCATGGTGGACATGCAGTTTA GTAAAGAACCTGGTGTATTTGATGCCGTAATCGTCAATGATAATTTGGAAGATGCTTATGGGCAGTTAAAAAATGCCCTTCTGGAG